CGATCCGTTCGGCTACCATCTGTCAAATTGGCTGCTCAACCTGGCTGTGGCGGCGCTGGCGTTCAGAGCCGGGCAGGTGCTCGTCCGCCGGGCGGGATTGAAACAACAGCCGGCCGGGGAACTAGTGCCCTGGCTGACGGCGCTGGTGTTCGCGCTTCATCCGCTGCACGTGGAGGCGGTGGCCTGGATGCAGGGCAACAAGGACCTGCTGGCGTCCGTATTTTTCCTGGGAGCATTCTTGTGCTGGGAGAAATCCGGCAGGCAGGGAGGCGGGCTGGCCGGTTACTACGTCCTGTCGCTGCTGCTGTTCCTGCTGGCCCTGGGGAGTAAACCGACGGCGGTTAGTTTTCCACTGGTGGTATTCGCGTTCGATATGCTGTTCCCCGTCGGCAAAGCGGATAAAGATTTAAGTGTCCTTCCCAGAGCAAAAACCCTGTTGCCGCGCTACCTGCCGATAGTCCTGCCCGCCGGGCTGCTGACAGCCTATTTTGTGTTTTTCACCGGCGCACTGGACGCCAGCCGGCTGAACGCGGAGAATTTCCTGGCCATTCCGCTGATCCTGCTCGAGTGCTACCGCCTGATCCTGCTGCCGGTCGGACTGACCCACAGATATGTGGACCCTGTATTCATCTCAGTGGCCAACCCGGGATGGTGGGCGGGAATAATATTGACCGCAGTTCTGATAATGCTTGCCTGGAGATCAAGGCGCAAGAAACCTCTGGTGACTTTCGGCATCCTGTGGTTTTTCATCTGCTGGCTGCCGCAGAGCAACCTGTTCCCAATCGCGATCAGAGTGGCCGACCGCTATGTATTCCTCTCGCTATTTGGAATAGCGCTGGCTGTGTCCGCGGTGCTGGTTCCCATACTGCAAAATTTACGCAGGGGATCGGCGATTTACAGCAAGGTGGCCGTTGCCGGACTGTTACTCGCAATCCTGCTGGCTCTGGGGACCCTGAGCTGGCAGCGTTCCCGGGTCTGGCATGACGGAGTCAGTCTGTGGAGTGACTCCGTCGAAAAATATCCCGGTCACGATTTCTACCACTATGGCCTGGGCGAGGCATACCTTGCGGCGAACAACCCGGCAGCGGCCAGGGAATCCTACATCAGAGCGGCAGAAATCTCACCGCTGAACGCGCGCAACTGGACCGCTCTGGCGTATACCTGGAAACAGGAAGGCGAGCTGGAGCAGGCTGAAACTTTTTACCTCAAAGCGCTAAGCATAGACAATACGAGCTATTTCGCCGTTAACAGCCTGGGCAACATCTACTCCCAGACCGGCAGGGATTCCCTTGGCCTCGAGTTCTACCAGCGCGCCCTCAGCCTCCGTCCGGGCGATTACATGGCCGCCTATAACCTGTCCAGGCTTTACCGCAGGCTTGGCCGCGGCAATTCCGCTGACAGCCTGATGAGCCGGCTGGAAAGCGGCTCCCTGCCCAGGCCGGTGGTGCTGCTGCGGCGCGGGCAGGACTTTGTCGAACTGGGAATGCTGGACAGCGCGAGGGTAAGGTTCCAGCGGGCGGTCGAGCTGGATCGCAACCTGGCGCCGGCCTGGGCCGGGCTGGGCCAGGTTTATCTTCTCCAGGACTCGGCAGGCAAAGCGGTGGAGACAATGCGGCATGTGCTGACCAGAAGCGCTCCGGACTGGTCGCTGCTGAACAACATGGCCCTGGCTTTCGAGCGGACGCAGCAGGCTGATTCGGCGCGGGCCTATTACAGTCGAGCCTACCAGGCCGAGCCGGACTCGGTGCAGAGCGCGATCAATCTGGCGGTAAATCTCAATCGCTCGGGCAGGCGCGAAGAAGCAGTCGTAATCATGCGGCAAGTGCTGGAGCACCACCCTGATAATTTCCCGGCGCTGAGAAACCTGGGCAACTGGATGGCTCTCGAAGGGCATCACGCCGAGGCGGCCGGTTATTACCAGCGGGGCCTGGAGATTAATCCGGACGACGTCAACGTCCATTACAACCTGGGCAGGCTTTACCTCCAGTTCCTCAACCGGCCGTCCGATGCGCTGCACCACCTGCGCGAATGCCTCCGTCTCGATCCGAACCAGCCCCAGGCAGCGGCGGTGGGTCAGGCCGTGGAGCGACTTGAATCCGTCCTGGAAAACAAGTAAGCGCAGGCAAGAAAAAAAGCCCTCCGGGATGCTTCCGGGAGGGCTTTACAAAAACCACTTGCGAATCAGGAATTATCGGGCGCTCTGGCTGGCGCCGCCGCTGTGCTGGATCACCTGCGTGCCCGCCGGCGGCTTGAAAGTGAACCGGGCGTCGCTGAGCTTAAGATTTTCTTTCTGGTTGCTGTATTCCAGGAGTGTGCTGTCCCCGTTTTTCTGCACGATCATCGTCCGCACCGGATACCACTTGCCGTCGGCCACGGTCAGTATCACTTTTTCCAGGCCAAGCGATGGACTGGCGGCGGATGTACCGGGAATCGGCACCAGCGCCAGGGAGTAGAACTTGCCGCCCTCATCCAGCGACCCGGTTTCCACCAGTTCGACCGTAAACTGTTCCTGGATATCCGCCACCGAGCCGCCGAAACCGACAAACAGCGCGCTGAGACCCGAGGACTGCTTGAGCGACAGTTCGTGGACCTGCTTGAGCTCGGGGTAGTGCAGCCAGACATGGTTGTAGTTGATAATCAGCTGCTGGTGCTCGGGTGACTGGGTATCGAGCACGAGCTTGTCCGGGTTGCGGAAATAGAACTTGCCCTTCGAGACGATATTGTCATCGAACAGGGCGAGCTGCTTGGTCTGGACGAAATCCGCCTGCAGGTCCTCAAGCCGCTGGTTGGCCCGGCTCATCCGCTCCAGCACCTGGTCCACTTCCAGACCGGCCGCCTGCAAATTGCCGCAGAGAAACAGACAGAGCGCCGTTGCGATCACATTCTTCAGATTATTGTTCATCCTGATTATTCACTCCGTTTGCCTTATTACACCGCTGGTTTCAAACCGTTCGGGCCGCACTGCCGTTTTTGCGCCCGAACGAGTGCTGGCCCAGATACTCCTTGACCAGCGAGGGCAGCGACCTGTCGAGATAGCTCCGGATCGAGACATAACAACCGCCGCACTCGTTTACGGGTACGAACGAGCGCTTGATTTCCTTGAGCGAAGTGTACTCCTTGTCGTGCATCGAGCAGGGTTTGAGAAATCCCTCGGGCGTAACCACCAGGAAATGCTTCCCGGCGCTGCAGGGAGTGATTTCGCCCTTCTCGAAAAACTCGTAAGTACCCTGCAGGTTGAAATCGGCGTTCAATATCCGGCCGCAGTTGATTTCCTTGTATGACCGCAACTGGTCAAACTGGTCGCGCAGCTGGGCCAGGTCCTCCTCGGTCTCGATCGTGTAGGCCCGGTTGCCGGTGCGAAGGACCGAGTAGGCGCTGTAGGAGATGCTTACGCCCCAGCGCTCGGCCACCCGCGCGATATCCATCACGTGGGGCATGTTCTCCTTGGTGATCGCGCAGTTGAGCACGATATCGTCGTGACCCAGGGCCGCCAGTTCGGGAATCATCCTGTCGAGCTTGTCGAACAGCCCCTGGGTGCCGCGCCACTCGTCATGGCGGCTGTCCGGGAAACAGAGGCTGATCGAAAGCTGGTTGATTCCAGCCTCGCGCATCGCCAGGTATTTGTCCCTGCTCAGCAACCAGCCGTTGGAAACGACTATCAGGTACGGCGCGGCGCTGCCCGCGGGTTTGATCGCCCTGAGTACATCGATCAGGTCCTTGCGCAGCAGGGGTTCGCCGCCTGAGATCTGGACGATCACCGGCTTGAGCTGGCGCATCAGCCTGCGGTAGTCCGCCGGTCCGATCCGCTTTTCGTCATCGACTATTCCGCCCATGTTGCAATGCTTGCAGTCGTTGCAACAGGAATATGTCATCTCGAAAGAAACGACTGTCGGGTAAGCAGCCACGTAGGCCGGGATCCCTTTTGCCAGGATCGCCGTCGTCTCTTTGCGGGTCAGCTTTTTCATTTCCGCCGCCCTTCCCCGTTGATTTGTCCATCCACCAGATACATCGTGCGATCCCCGCGTTCGGCTACCTCGGGATCGTGGGTGACCAAGATGATGCTCTGCCCGTGCTCGGTATTCAGCCTGCAGAGGATATCGAGCACTTTTTCCGTGTTGGCCCGGTCCAGACTTCCGGTCGGTTCATCGGCCAGCAGGATCGCGGGCCTGCGCACCAGCGCCCGGGCAATCGCCACCCGCTGCTGCTCGCCGATCGACAGCTCCGACGGCCGGCGGTTCAGCTTGGCGCCCAGTCCCACCAAGTCCAGCAGCTCCGCCGAGGAAGGCAGTTCATTGCGATGATTGCCGTTGCCCCATACCGTCAGGCGCGTGGCGATTTCCACGTTGGCCTCGGCACTCAGCGTGGGCAGGAGGTTGAAGCGCTGGAACACGAATCCGATCTTGTCATAGCGCAGCCGCGTAATCTCGCCGTCGTTACGGCCGGTAAGCTCCGTGCCGTCCAGCCAGATCCTCCCGCCGCTGACATGGGTCAGTCCGCCCAGCAGATAGAGCAGGGTGGACTTTCCCGAGCCGGAAGGGCCCATCAGGCTGCAAAACTCACCGTGATCGACGCTGAAAGACACATCCTTCAGCACTCTCGCGGTTTCGCTTCCGCTCCTGTAGTCCTTGCAGAGATCCCGGGCCAGAACAGCCTTATTTTGCAACTCGGACGAGATTTGCCGTCTCCTGATTCATAAAGTACCGCACCGCCTCCCCTCAGAGACCACCAGAGTCTGAATACGTACCGACCTGCTGGCCACAGTATAACATTTCGGAAGCGTTTCGTCAAGTTTGAAAAATCCTGACAACTATTTCTATTTATTGGAACTAACTCCGTCAAACTGAAAAAGTTTCCAAGCAAACAAGTCTTGATGCTCGCCCCCAAGCTCCTGGTAGCGCCAGTAGTTGGTCAGGACTATCCTGTTGTAGTAGTGCGTCTCTTCAAGCGGGATCAGTTCGATAAACAGATCCAGGTCGAATGCGTCCTCGCCGGTCCCCGCAGGATGGGACCTTTCCAGCCAGGCAGGCAGGTTGCGCGGGTCGGCGTTATAGCTTGAAATCGCCAGTGCGATGTTGCCGTCGTAGCGCTCAAGGTTCATCGAGAGGAACTTGGTGCCCAGCCGGATATTCACCGCCGGGTCGTAGAGCCGCCGCGTGCTCACGCTGCCGATCCCCTCGCCCCTGGCCAGTCTCCTGCCCACCGATGGCAGGAGTTGCATCAGCCCCACCGCGCCGGCGTGGCTTTTTGCGCCCGGATTGAAATTGGATTCCTGGCGCATCACGGCCGTAATCAGGCCCGGCGGGATATTCCGGCGTTCTCCCTCGTGCCTGATGATCCCGATATTCTCCTCCGGGTTGAGGAAAGCTATCCGCCAGAAATTTTCCGGCAGCATAAGGCCGCCCTGCTGAAGAAAGCGGTGGAAAGGTCCGCGGAAACCGCGCAGAACGCGGTGGTACATACCGGCATCGAGAAAGTTCTCATGGTAGCGGAAGCGGAGCAGAAGGTCATCCGGTGCAAGCGAGAGACCGTGGCTGTAACAGTACGCAGCTTCGGCGTAGAATCCAAGCTCGCTCCACCATCCAGCCTGTTCCTGTACCATTTTTCCTGTGGCGTTAAGCGTATCCGGGAACACCGGGAGCTGCACCATCGGCAGTAAAGAGACCCAGGGCAACACGCCGGTGTTGTCTCGAAGGATTGCATGTTTCAGCAGCCTGGCCCTGATCCCGTAGTAGGTATAGGGGTAAACCCGGGCCAGGGTGGCGTATGCTCGCGCGGCCATTTCCCGGTCACCGAGAGCATCCCGGCTCTTGGCCAGAAACAGCATCGCCCGCTGCCACCCCTCGAAGCGGCTGAGCCTGACTTCCTCGAGACCGGCCAGTGTTTCCACCGCAGCCGCGTAATGTCCCTCGTGGTAGTGAATCAGTCCGGCGTAACCGGCGAGTTCCACTTTCTGTTCATCGTCCGGGTTTTCGCCCAGCAAGCCGGCCAGTATGCTCAGGGCCCGGGAGTAACGGTCGCGCTCGATCAGGCTCAATGCCCGCAGCAGCCCGGCCTGCATCCTGGCAGCGGTACCCGGATACGCGGCGGCGCAGATTGAGTCCACCGTGGCGACCCGGCCGAAATAAGTATCCGCGAATCCCTGATACTTGCGGGCGGTGGAGCGGCGGCTCTTGTTCTTGTACATGCGCCACGAATAGTCGTTCTTGCGCGCGATCGCCTGGCATTTCTTGCCGCAGCGGAAATTGAACTCGGAGCGCAGCAGCAGAGCGCGCTCCATTTCCGGGCTATCCGGAAAGCGGGCGGCGAACTGCTTGAAATAGCGCTCGAGCAGTTCGGCGTTGCGACGGTTGCGGGACAGCTGGCGGGCAGAGAACCCGCGGTTGACATTTTCGAATATCTGGAGGTAAGCCTGCTCAGCCTGCGACGAACCGGAATGGCGTTTTATCAGAGCCGTTAAATCCGAGTGGCCGGTAAGCCCCTGGGCGCGCGCCCATTCCAGCATCCTCTCCGGCCCCAGTTTCAGCCCCCCGGCTCCGTTCATCGCCTCCACCAGCCGGCAGGCGTCCCTGGCCTGGCTGCTGGTCCCCGACTCCTCCCAGAGCGCATGAAAACAGTCCGCGGCAGCCTGGTAATCCTGATCCAACAGAAAGCGGCAGCCGGCGAGCAGCAGGATTCTGCGGGTGAACCGGGATACCGGGTAAGTGCGGCCGTAGGCAGTACCGGCCCGAAGCATTTCGCCTCCGTCGTGCCAGTTATCGGCCACGGTCCCGGCCGCGGCGCTGTAACCGGCAGTAAATGGGAAAAGTTTTTCGAGCCGGGATAACTCGGCCGCGGCGGCGCGATAGTCGTCCAGGAAAGGAGGATCGCTGCGGGAAAGCTGGCGGAACGACGGCGCTTCGCTGATCATCCGGTCCACGAATTCGTCCTCGCCGTCCATCGCCCGCTGGAACAATGCCACCGCCCTGGCCAGCCTGCCCAGCGAGTCAGCGCCCATCGACTCGCCGTTGAGCTTGATAACTTCAGTGTAAATCTTGTTCCGTACCCCGGGCGAGGCATCGAAACTCTCCTGCAGCCTGGCCACCGCATCCCGGCTGTCTCCGGCGAGAAGTCCGGACTGACCGGATACGAATGCCAGGCCGGCAAGGCAGACTGTTAGCCGGACTAGTGCGCGGCAGATTGCAGGCATCGGATATGTTCTTCGTCGAAAATGTTCAGCCAGAACGTTCAAATCAGGATCACTCGCTGCCGCTGAGCAGCTTCAGCATTTGGCCATGAAGAGTCTCGCTGCCGGCGGCCAGGACAGTTTTGGCTGTTGACGGATCGAACGGGCGTCCCTCGAAATCGGTGACAATCCCGCCCGCTTCGCGCACCATCAGGCAGCCGGCGGCGGTGTCCCAGTGGTTCAGGTTTTCCTCCCAGAACCCGTCGAAACGCCCGGCGGCAACACAGGCCAGGTCGTAGGCCGCGCTGCCGTCCCGGCGGAGAGCGAAACTGGCCCCGAGGAATTTCTCGAACCTGCCGGTGTTGCGCTCCAGCACGCCCGGCTCGCGGATGTTATAGGGAAAGCCGGTAACCAGGAACGCCCTGTCGAGATTTTTGGCCGACCGCATGCGCTCAAGCCGGCGGCCGTTGAGGAAAACTCCGCCACCGGCGCTCGTCGTGAAAGTTTCGCGGGTCGCCGGCTGATGGATCACTCCCAGCATAGATTCGCCGGAGTGCTCCAGCGCAATCGAAACAACGAAACATGGATAGCCGTGGGCGAAATTGGTGGTCCCGTCGATCGGATCGATCACCCAGCGGAAGTCGGAGTCGCCGGTGGTATTCGTCTCTTCCTCGGCCAGGAATTCATGGCCCGGAAACTCCCGCCGGATATTTTCCACCAGGAACCGTTCGATTTTTCTGTCCAGCGCGGTTACCGGGTCGATCTCACCCTTGAGTTCCATCTCGGTGCCCCCGGCCAGGCTGGCCATCAGCATCTCACCCGCCCTGCCCGCCAACTCCACGGCAAGCTCCAGCGCCCGCCCGGCCACGTCCTGCAATCTCCGCCCCTTGCGAAATGCAACAT
This DNA window, taken from Candidatus Glassbacteria bacterium, encodes the following:
- a CDS encoding inositol monophosphatase, with protein sequence MQDVAGRALELAVELAGRAGEMLMASLAGGTEMELKGEIDPVTALDRKIERFLVENIRREFPGHEFLAEEETNTTGDSDFRWVIDPIDGTTNFAHGYPCFVVSIALEHSGESMLGVIHQPATRETFTTSAGGGVFLNGRRLERMRSAKNLDRAFLVTGFPYNIREPGVLERNTGRFEKFLGASFALRRDGSAAYDLACVAAGRFDGFWEENLNHWDTAAGCLMVREAGGIVTDFEGRPFDPSTAKTVLAAGSETLHGQMLKLLSGSE
- a CDS encoding ABC transporter ATP-binding protein; its protein translation is MQNKAVLARDLCKDYRSGSETARVLKDVSFSVDHGEFCSLMGPSGSGKSTLLYLLGGLTHVSGGRIWLDGTELTGRNDGEITRLRYDKIGFVFQRFNLLPTLSAEANVEIATRLTVWGNGNHRNELPSSAELLDLVGLGAKLNRRPSELSIGEQQRVAIARALVRRPAILLADEPTGSLDRANTEKVLDILCRLNTEHGQSIILVTHDPEVAERGDRTMYLVDGQINGEGRRK
- a CDS encoding lytic transglycosylase domain-containing protein, producing the protein MPAICRALVRLTVCLAGLAFVSGQSGLLAGDSRDAVARLQESFDASPGVRNKIYTEVIKLNGESMGADSLGRLARAVALFQRAMDGEDEFVDRMISEAPSFRQLSRSDPPFLDDYRAAAAELSRLEKLFPFTAGYSAAAGTVADNWHDGGEMLRAGTAYGRTYPVSRFTRRILLLAGCRFLLDQDYQAAADCFHALWEESGTSSQARDACRLVEAMNGAGGLKLGPERMLEWARAQGLTGHSDLTALIKRHSGSSQAEQAYLQIFENVNRGFSARQLSRNRRNAELLERYFKQFAARFPDSPEMERALLLRSEFNFRCGKKCQAIARKNDYSWRMYKNKSRRSTARKYQGFADTYFGRVATVDSICAAAYPGTAARMQAGLLRALSLIERDRYSRALSILAGLLGENPDDEQKVELAGYAGLIHYHEGHYAAAVETLAGLEEVRLSRFEGWQRAMLFLAKSRDALGDREMAARAYATLARVYPYTYYGIRARLLKHAILRDNTGVLPWVSLLPMVQLPVFPDTLNATGKMVQEQAGWWSELGFYAEAAYCYSHGLSLAPDDLLLRFRYHENFLDAGMYHRVLRGFRGPFHRFLQQGGLMLPENFWRIAFLNPEENIGIIRHEGERRNIPPGLITAVMRQESNFNPGAKSHAGAVGLMQLLPSVGRRLARGEGIGSVSTRRLYDPAVNIRLGTKFLSMNLERYDGNIALAISSYNADPRNLPAWLERSHPAGTGEDAFDLDLFIELIPLEETHYYNRIVLTNYWRYQELGGEHQDLFAWKLFQFDGVSSNK
- a CDS encoding radical SAM protein, which translates into the protein MKKLTRKETTAILAKGIPAYVAAYPTVVSFEMTYSCCNDCKHCNMGGIVDDEKRIGPADYRRLMRQLKPVIVQISGGEPLLRKDLIDVLRAIKPAGSAAPYLIVVSNGWLLSRDKYLAMREAGINQLSISLCFPDSRHDEWRGTQGLFDKLDRMIPELAALGHDDIVLNCAITKENMPHVMDIARVAERWGVSISYSAYSVLRTGNRAYTIETEEDLAQLRDQFDQLRSYKEINCGRILNADFNLQGTYEFFEKGEITPCSAGKHFLVVTPEGFLKPCSMHDKEYTSLKEIKRSFVPVNECGGCYVSIRSYLDRSLPSLVKEYLGQHSFGRKNGSAARTV
- a CDS encoding tetratricopeptide repeat protein, which produces MSLPPAQKYFISGFAIWLTVLGAAALAFLPVLSAGYVQWDDSLLINNLAVRGIGPEHLRKILLPGGGAYQPVRDLHFAVIYLFSGFDPFGYHLSNWLLNLAVAALAFRAGQVLVRRAGLKQQPAGELVPWLTALVFALHPLHVEAVAWMQGNKDLLASVFFLGAFLCWEKSGRQGGGLAGYYVLSLLLFLLALGSKPTAVSFPLVVFAFDMLFPVGKADKDLSVLPRAKTLLPRYLPIVLPAGLLTAYFVFFTGALDASRLNAENFLAIPLILLECYRLILLPVGLTHRYVDPVFISVANPGWWAGIILTAVLIMLAWRSRRKKPLVTFGILWFFICWLPQSNLFPIAIRVADRYVFLSLFGIALAVSAVLVPILQNLRRGSAIYSKVAVAGLLLAILLALGTLSWQRSRVWHDGVSLWSDSVEKYPGHDFYHYGLGEAYLAANNPAAARESYIRAAEISPLNARNWTALAYTWKQEGELEQAETFYLKALSIDNTSYFAVNSLGNIYSQTGRDSLGLEFYQRALSLRPGDYMAAYNLSRLYRRLGRGNSADSLMSRLESGSLPRPVVLLRRGQDFVELGMLDSARVRFQRAVELDRNLAPAWAGLGQVYLLQDSAGKAVETMRHVLTRSAPDWSLLNNMALAFERTQQADSARAYYSRAYQAEPDSVQSAINLAVNLNRSGRREEAVVIMRQVLEHHPDNFPALRNLGNWMALEGHHAEAAGYYQRGLEINPDDVNVHYNLGRLYLQFLNRPSDALHHLRECLRLDPNQPQAAAVGQAVERLESVLENK
- a CDS encoding outer membrane lipoprotein carrier protein LolA, which codes for MNNNLKNVIATALCLFLCGNLQAAGLEVDQVLERMSRANQRLEDLQADFVQTKQLALFDDNIVSKGKFYFRNPDKLVLDTQSPEHQQLIINYNHVWLHYPELKQVHELSLKQSSGLSALFVGFGGSVADIQEQFTVELVETGSLDEGGKFYSLALVPIPGTSAASPSLGLEKVILTVADGKWYPVRTMIVQKNGDSTLLEYSNQKENLKLSDARFTFKPPAGTQVIQHSGGASQSAR